The Streptomyces sp. P9-A4 genome contains a region encoding:
- a CDS encoding M4 family metallopeptidase, with translation MSRRPSRGMIAAATATVAAATAALLPSAGASAAPLPQARVFMVNPVQSSGDQTLADHKDAASDVPASAYATVTLRNLDASGGLSGRWAAVRSETGKPAAVAGAASYDRSDDGFEQVMAYFWVNEAQEYLQGLGFGSELPGANDRVQQVRLNQWGADNSFFTDKKDEIRFGKGGVDDAEDAEVIVHEYGHAVHNAQVSGFGSSPEAGAIGEAFGDYLAVEVGTNAVTKYGWPMKADLACVGDWDSTGYTAAPHCLRRLDGTKTYADREGEVHADGEIWSRALFDIRGKLGARTADRIIVNAQFGFAADTSFKDAALTTVATAQKMYGTTAANAVRDAFRAREIPGV, from the coding sequence ATGAGTCGCCGCCCGTCCCGCGGCATGATCGCCGCGGCCACCGCCACCGTGGCCGCCGCCACCGCCGCGCTCCTCCCCTCCGCCGGCGCCTCGGCCGCCCCGCTCCCCCAGGCCCGGGTCTTCATGGTGAACCCGGTGCAGTCCTCGGGCGACCAGACCCTCGCCGACCACAAGGACGCGGCGAGCGACGTGCCCGCCTCCGCGTACGCCACCGTCACGCTGCGGAACCTCGACGCGAGCGGCGGGCTGTCCGGCCGGTGGGCCGCCGTCCGCTCGGAGACCGGCAAGCCCGCCGCGGTCGCCGGCGCCGCCTCGTACGACCGCTCGGACGACGGGTTCGAGCAGGTCATGGCGTACTTCTGGGTCAACGAGGCGCAGGAGTACCTCCAGGGCCTCGGCTTCGGCAGCGAGCTGCCCGGCGCCAACGACCGGGTGCAGCAGGTCCGCCTCAACCAGTGGGGCGCCGACAACTCCTTCTTCACCGACAAGAAGGACGAGATCCGCTTCGGCAAGGGCGGGGTGGACGACGCCGAGGACGCCGAGGTGATCGTCCACGAGTACGGCCACGCCGTGCACAACGCCCAGGTGTCGGGCTTCGGTTCGTCCCCGGAGGCCGGCGCGATCGGCGAGGCCTTCGGCGACTACCTGGCCGTGGAGGTCGGTACGAACGCGGTCACGAAGTACGGCTGGCCGATGAAGGCCGACCTGGCCTGCGTCGGCGACTGGGACTCGACCGGCTACACCGCCGCCCCGCACTGCCTGCGCCGCCTCGACGGCACCAAGACGTACGCGGACCGCGAGGGCGAGGTCCACGCGGACGGCGAGATCTGGTCCCGGGCGCTCTTCGACATCCGGGGCAAGCTCGGCGCCCGCACGGCCGACCGGATCATCGTGAACGCCCAGTTCGGCTTCGCCGCCGACACCAGCTTCAAGGACGCGGCCCTGACGACGGTCGCGACCGCGCAGAAGATGTACGGGACGACGGCGGCGAACGCCGTGCGCGACGCCTTCCGGGCGCGGGAGATCCCGGGCGTCTAG
- a CDS encoding isopenicillin N synthase family dioxygenase produces MTRSSYTSQLPIVDLSAADRDPQARRLLHAQLHSAAHDVGFFQLVGHGVTEAETRALTSATHAFFALPEADRLALDNINSPHFRGYTRIGDERTAGARDWRDQLDIGAERPAHVPAPWEAPYWWLEGPNQWPGALPELRTAALHWIDRLSGVAERLLHELLASIGAPAGFYDDIFGPRAHPHLKLVRYPGSSGEGDEQGVGAHKDYGFLTLLLQDQVGGLQVQREDGEFHEVPPLPGAFVVNLGELLEVATNGYLVATNHRVVSPPGATERYSVPFFYNPRLDARIEPLVFPYAGTAPGVTADPANPLFAEYGRNELKGKMRAHPLVAARHHADLLLHPEAQPALSV; encoded by the coding sequence ATGACTCGCAGCTCGTACACCTCGCAGCTCCCCATCGTCGACCTCTCCGCCGCCGACCGGGACCCGCAGGCCCGCCGGCTCCTCCACGCGCAGCTCCACTCCGCCGCCCACGACGTCGGCTTCTTCCAGCTCGTCGGGCACGGCGTCACCGAGGCCGAGACCCGGGCCCTGACCTCCGCGACGCACGCCTTCTTCGCGCTGCCCGAGGCCGACCGGCTCGCCCTCGACAACATCAACTCGCCGCACTTCCGCGGCTACACCCGCATCGGCGACGAACGCACCGCCGGCGCCCGCGACTGGCGCGACCAGCTCGACATCGGCGCCGAGCGCCCCGCGCACGTCCCCGCCCCCTGGGAAGCCCCCTACTGGTGGCTCGAAGGCCCCAACCAGTGGCCCGGGGCCCTCCCCGAGCTGCGGACCGCCGCCCTGCACTGGATCGACCGGCTCAGCGGCGTCGCCGAGCGCCTGCTGCACGAGCTGCTGGCCTCCATCGGCGCGCCCGCGGGCTTCTACGACGACATCTTCGGACCGCGCGCCCACCCGCACCTCAAGCTGGTGCGCTACCCGGGCAGCAGCGGCGAGGGCGACGAGCAGGGCGTCGGCGCGCACAAGGACTACGGTTTCCTCACCCTGCTCCTCCAGGACCAGGTGGGCGGGCTCCAGGTGCAGCGCGAGGACGGCGAGTTCCATGAAGTGCCGCCGCTGCCAGGCGCGTTCGTCGTGAACCTGGGCGAGCTGCTCGAAGTGGCGACGAACGGCTATCTGGTCGCCACCAACCACCGGGTCGTCTCACCGCCCGGGGCGACGGAGCGCTACTCCGTTCCGTTCTTCTACAACCCGCGGCTCGACGCCCGCATCGAACCGCTGGTCTTCCCGTACGCGGGGACGGCGCCCGGCGTCACGGCCGACCCGGCGAACCCGCTGTTCGCCGAGTACGGGCGCAACGAGCTGAAGGGCAAGATGCGGGCGCACCCGCTGGTGGCGGCCCGCCACCACGCGGACCTGCTGCTCCACCCGGAGGCGCAGCCGGCGCTGTCGGTCTAG
- a CDS encoding citrate synthase 2 — protein MSDFVPGLEGVVAFETEIAEPDKEGGALRYRGVDIEDLVGHVSFGNVWGLLVDGAFNPGLPAAEPFPIPVHSGDIRVDVQSALAMLAPVWGLKPLLDISAEQARDDLARAAVMALSYVAQSARGQGLAMVPQSEIDKAESVVERFMIRWRGEPDPKHVKAVDAYWTSAAEHGMNASTFTARVIASTGADVAASLSGAVGAMSGPLHGGAPSRVLGMIEEIERTGDATAWVKQALDKGERLMGFGHRVYRAEDPRARVLRRTAKELDAPRYEVAAALEQAALEELHNRRPDRVLATNVEFWAAIVLDFAEVPAHMFTSMFTCARTAGWSAHILEQKRTGRLVRPSARYTGPGQRDPREIEGYADIAG, from the coding sequence ATGTCCGACTTCGTACCCGGGCTCGAAGGAGTCGTCGCGTTCGAGACGGAGATCGCCGAACCCGACAAGGAAGGCGGCGCCCTCCGCTACCGCGGCGTCGACATCGAGGACCTCGTCGGTCACGTCTCGTTCGGCAACGTCTGGGGCCTCCTCGTCGACGGCGCCTTCAACCCGGGCCTGCCGGCCGCCGAACCCTTCCCGATCCCGGTGCACTCCGGCGACATCCGGGTCGACGTGCAGTCCGCGCTCGCGATGCTCGCGCCCGTGTGGGGCCTCAAACCGCTCCTGGACATCTCCGCCGAGCAGGCCCGCGACGACCTCGCCCGCGCCGCCGTCATGGCCCTCTCGTACGTCGCGCAGTCCGCGCGCGGCCAGGGCCTCGCGATGGTCCCGCAGAGCGAGATCGACAAGGCCGAGTCGGTCGTCGAGCGCTTCATGATCCGCTGGCGCGGCGAGCCCGACCCGAAGCACGTGAAGGCCGTCGACGCCTACTGGACCTCCGCCGCCGAGCACGGCATGAACGCGTCGACCTTCACCGCGCGCGTGATCGCCTCCACCGGCGCCGACGTGGCCGCCTCCCTCTCCGGCGCCGTCGGCGCGATGTCCGGCCCGCTGCACGGCGGCGCGCCCTCCCGCGTCCTCGGCATGATCGAGGAGATCGAGCGGACCGGCGACGCCACCGCGTGGGTGAAGCAGGCCCTCGACAAGGGTGAGCGCCTGATGGGCTTCGGCCACCGCGTCTACCGCGCCGAGGACCCTCGCGCGCGCGTGCTGCGGCGCACCGCCAAGGAGCTGGACGCCCCCCGCTACGAGGTGGCCGCGGCCCTGGAGCAGGCCGCCCTTGAGGAGCTGCACAACCGGCGCCCCGACCGCGTCCTCGCGACGAACGTGGAGTTCTGGGCGGCCATCGTCCTCGACTTCGCCGAGGTCCCCGCGCACATGTTCACGTCGATGTTCACGTGCGCGCGTACCGCCGGATGGTCGGCGCACATCCTGGAGCAGAAGCGCACCGGCCGCCTCGTGCGCCCGTCGGCCCGCTACACGGGCCCCGGCCAGCGGGACCCTCGCGAGATCGAGGGTTACGCGGACATCGCGGGCTGA
- the pdxH gene encoding pyridoxamine 5'-phosphate oxidase — MREQYRTTELSAADLAPEPIAQFTRWFKETAANPAIHEPNAMIVSTASPDGRPSSRTVLLKHYDRAGFVFFTNYDSRKGRETAANPYTSLLFPWHPLARQVIVTGRAERVGRDETAAYFRTRPHGSQLGAWASRQSSVIASRAELLARYEELAARYPEGSQVPVPPEWGGIRVVPDAVEFWQGHENRLHDRLRYVREGGPRGETWRVERLAP; from the coding sequence ATGCGCGAGCAGTACCGCACCACGGAGCTGTCCGCCGCCGACCTCGCGCCCGAGCCGATCGCGCAGTTCACCCGCTGGTTCAAGGAGACCGCCGCCAACCCGGCGATCCACGAGCCGAACGCGATGATCGTCTCCACGGCGTCGCCCGACGGCCGCCCCTCCTCCCGGACCGTCCTGCTCAAGCACTACGACCGGGCCGGATTCGTCTTCTTCACCAACTACGACTCCCGCAAGGGCAGGGAGACCGCGGCCAACCCGTACACCTCGCTGCTCTTCCCCTGGCACCCGCTGGCCCGCCAGGTCATCGTCACCGGCCGCGCCGAGCGCGTCGGCCGCGACGAGACCGCCGCCTACTTCCGCACCCGCCCGCACGGCTCGCAGCTCGGCGCCTGGGCGAGCCGCCAGTCCTCGGTGATCGCCTCCCGCGCGGAACTCCTCGCCCGCTACGAGGAACTGGCCGCCCGCTACCCCGAGGGCTCCCAGGTCCCGGTCCCGCCGGAGTGGGGCGGCATCAGGGTCGTCCCGGACGCCGTCGAGTTCTGGCAGGGCCACGAGAACCGCCTCCACGACCGCCTCCGCTACGTCCGCGAGGGCGGCCCCCGGGGCGAGACCTGGCGGGTGGAACGACTCGCCCCCTGA
- a CDS encoding PAS domain-containing protein: MSAFTGSASETASVPGAGADLLAALLDGMDAALCAFDADGTVTHWNREAERILGWSAAEAVGRRGFEGWGARSADSEDILRRLMGVMKGPGRQVHELALLRKDGGRVLVRSQAAGVRGADGAPAGVYCAFSEVHVQLDLERSVALSEALFEDASWGVVLVDADLRPAMVNGHAARAFGTGRTALLGRPLGDVVVQGAEELEAALQHVLAEGSPPAPAEVWVTLRTSAGERRRCWRSGFLRLASPMAEEPVPLGVAWLFQDVTEERLAAREADRLRFRWSQLHRAGAAAAECEDPAEAAAVLLDFALAGFADHALVDRPAGERRLTRVLATPAGGAPGPSSPVVGGGIPLRYGPRHPALQAWDRVGTVRASAGRTAEVWAEAHQWPGDAAHAVCVPLRSRGRTLGVVTFLRAACRPPFERDDVALAEAVATRVAAALDLGDRP; this comes from the coding sequence ATGAGTGCATTCACGGGGTCCGCGAGCGAGACCGCTTCCGTTCCCGGAGCGGGGGCCGATCTGCTGGCCGCGCTGCTCGACGGGATGGACGCGGCGCTCTGCGCCTTCGACGCCGACGGGACGGTCACACACTGGAACCGTGAGGCCGAGCGGATCCTCGGCTGGTCCGCGGCCGAGGCCGTCGGGCGCCGGGGCTTCGAGGGGTGGGGCGCGCGCAGCGCCGATTCCGAGGACATCCTGCGCCGGCTGATGGGCGTCATGAAGGGCCCCGGACGGCAGGTCCACGAGCTGGCGCTGCTCCGCAAGGACGGCGGCCGGGTGCTCGTCCGCAGCCAGGCCGCCGGCGTGCGCGGCGCGGACGGCGCACCGGCGGGCGTGTACTGCGCGTTCAGCGAGGTCCACGTACAGCTCGACCTGGAGCGTTCGGTGGCCCTCAGCGAGGCCCTCTTCGAGGACGCCTCCTGGGGAGTCGTCCTCGTCGACGCCGACCTGCGCCCCGCCATGGTCAACGGTCACGCCGCCCGCGCCTTCGGCACCGGGCGTACGGCCCTGCTCGGGCGCCCGCTGGGCGATGTCGTCGTCCAGGGCGCCGAGGAGCTGGAGGCCGCCCTGCAGCACGTCCTCGCGGAGGGCAGCCCGCCCGCGCCCGCCGAGGTGTGGGTGACGCTGCGGACCTCCGCCGGGGAGCGCCGCAGATGCTGGCGCAGCGGCTTCCTGCGGCTGGCCTCGCCGATGGCGGAGGAGCCGGTGCCGCTGGGCGTGGCCTGGCTGTTCCAGGACGTCACGGAGGAGCGGCTGGCGGCCCGGGAGGCGGACCGGCTGCGGTTCCGGTGGAGCCAGCTGCACCGGGCGGGCGCGGCGGCGGCGGAGTGCGAGGACCCCGCGGAGGCCGCGGCCGTCCTGCTCGACTTCGCCCTGGCCGGGTTCGCCGACCACGCCCTGGTGGACCGTCCGGCGGGGGAGCGGCGCCTCACCCGGGTCCTGGCCACCCCGGCGGGCGGCGCCCCCGGCCCGTCCTCGCCGGTCGTGGGCGGCGGCATCCCGCTGCGGTACGGGCCGAGGCATCCGGCGCTCCAGGCCTGGGACCGGGTGGGCACGGTACGGGCGAGCGCGGGCCGCACGGCCGAGGTGTGGGCGGAGGCCCACCAGTGGCCCGGGGACGCGGCGCACGCGGTGTGCGTGCCCCTGCGCTCCCGGGGCCGGACCCTCGGCGTCGTCACCTTCCTGCGCGCCGCGTGCCGTCCCCCGTTCGAGCGGGACGACGTGGCCCTCGCGGAGGCGGTGGCGACGCGCGTGGCGGCGGCGCTGGACCTGGGCGACAGGCCTTAG
- a CDS encoding SIS domain-containing protein — MGDSAGESKLAGQFFDAAIGLLQQVRDGDSAEIAAAGAAIAEAVANGNRLFAFGAGHSSLAAQDVVYRAGGLALMNLLVVPGVVGVDVMPATLGSALERVDGLAGAVLDSSPATAGDVLIIISLSGRNALPVEMAMNARALGLTVIGVTSVAYGTETRSRHVSGTYLKDHCDIVLDSKIAIGDAELTHEGIEAPFAPASTVVTSALMQATMAAAAEELVRRGIEPPLLRSGNVDGGHEWNGRVMAEYGDRIFYRH, encoded by the coding sequence ATGGGCGACAGCGCGGGCGAGAGCAAACTGGCCGGACAGTTCTTCGACGCCGCGATCGGCCTGCTCCAGCAGGTGCGGGACGGCGACTCGGCCGAGATCGCCGCCGCGGGCGCGGCCATCGCGGAGGCCGTCGCGAACGGCAACCGGCTCTTCGCCTTCGGCGCGGGCCACTCCTCGCTCGCCGCCCAGGACGTCGTCTACCGGGCCGGCGGCCTCGCCCTGATGAACCTGCTCGTGGTCCCGGGGGTCGTCGGCGTCGACGTCATGCCCGCGACGCTCGGCTCCGCCCTCGAACGGGTCGACGGGCTCGCCGGAGCGGTCCTGGACTCCTCCCCCGCCACAGCCGGGGACGTCCTGATCATCATCTCGCTCTCCGGGCGGAACGCCCTGCCCGTCGAGATGGCGATGAACGCCCGCGCGCTCGGCCTCACCGTCATCGGTGTCACCTCGGTGGCGTACGGGACGGAGACGAGGTCCCGGCACGTCTCGGGGACGTACCTCAAGGACCACTGCGACATCGTCCTCGACTCGAAGATCGCCATCGGCGACGCCGAACTCACCCACGAGGGCATCGAGGCGCCCTTCGCCCCCGCGTCCACCGTCGTCACCAGCGCCCTCATGCAGGCCACGATGGCCGCCGCCGCCGAGGAACTGGTCCGCCGCGGCATCGAGCCGCCGCTGCTGCGCTCCGGAAACGTCGACGGCGGGCACGAGTGGAACGGCCGCGTGATGGCGGAGTACGGCGACCGGATCTTCTACCGGCACTGA
- a CDS encoding metal-dependent transcriptional regulator codes for MSGLIDTTEMYLRTILELEEEGVVPMRARIAERLDQSGPTVSQTVARMERDGLVAVASDRHLELTDEGRRLATRVMRKHRLAECLLVDVIGLEWEQVHAEACRWEHVMSEAVERRVLELLRHPTESPYGNPIPGLEELGEKAEAEAFLDDSMVSLADLDASEGKTVVVRRIGEPIQTDAQLMYTLRRAGVQPGSVVSVTESAGGVLVGSSGEAAELRAEVAAHVFVAKR; via the coding sequence ATGTCCGGACTGATCGACACAACGGAGATGTATCTCCGCACCATCCTCGAGCTTGAGGAGGAAGGTGTGGTCCCCATGCGCGCCCGGATCGCCGAGCGGCTCGACCAGAGCGGCCCGACGGTGAGCCAGACGGTCGCCCGGATGGAGCGCGACGGCCTGGTGGCCGTCGCCAGCGACCGGCACCTGGAGCTCACGGACGAGGGCCGCCGCCTCGCCACCCGCGTCATGCGCAAGCACCGCCTCGCGGAGTGCCTGCTCGTCGACGTGATCGGCCTGGAGTGGGAGCAGGTGCACGCCGAGGCCTGCCGCTGGGAGCACGTGATGAGCGAGGCCGTGGAGCGGCGGGTCCTCGAACTGCTGCGTCACCCGACGGAGTCGCCGTACGGGAACCCGATCCCGGGCCTCGAAGAGCTGGGCGAGAAGGCGGAGGCCGAGGCCTTCCTCGACGACTCGATGGTGTCGCTGGCGGACCTGGACGCGAGCGAGGGCAAGACGGTGGTGGTGCGGCGGATCGGCGAGCCGATCCAGACGGACGCCCAGCTGATGTACACGCTGCGGCGCGCGGGCGTGCAGCCCGGCTCCGTGGTGTCGGTGACGGAGTCCGCCGGCGGTGTCCTGGTGGGCAGCAGCGGCGAGGCGGCCGAGCTGCGCGCGGAGGTCGCGGCGCACGTGTTCGTCGCGAAGCGCTGA
- a CDS encoding alpha/beta fold hydrolase — protein MARRLDVTGADGVRLAAWEFTPGTASPRTGPGVLLLHGLMGHAAHWAPAVARLGAGPGSPYPRTVALDQRGHGHSAGPAAAFTREAYVTDAAAAVEQLGLGPVTLIGHSMGALTAWQLAAERPDLVRALVICDMRASALGAASQREWRDWFRRWPAPFPSLDAVRGWFGEEDPWVERPNPARGAFFAEVMTERPDGWRPVFDPEQMLTSRETWVHDAHWDSLAQVRCPTLVLRGLDGELGRAEAQEMVRVLPHGSYAEIPDAGHLLHYTHPEAWSEAVEPFLNGVLTP, from the coding sequence ATGGCGCGACGACTCGACGTCACCGGAGCCGACGGTGTTCGGCTGGCGGCCTGGGAGTTCACGCCAGGGACCGCGTCCCCGAGGACCGGACCCGGGGTCTTACTCCTCCACGGCCTGATGGGGCACGCCGCCCACTGGGCCCCGGCGGTCGCCCGGCTCGGGGCGGGCCCCGGCTCCCCGTACCCCCGGACCGTCGCCCTCGACCAGCGCGGGCACGGGCACAGCGCGGGGCCCGCCGCCGCCTTCACCCGTGAGGCGTACGTGACGGACGCGGCGGCGGCGGTCGAACAGCTCGGCCTCGGCCCGGTGACCCTCATCGGCCACTCCATGGGCGCCCTCACCGCCTGGCAGCTGGCCGCCGAGCGCCCCGACCTGGTCCGCGCCCTGGTCATCTGCGACATGCGGGCCTCCGCGCTCGGCGCGGCCTCGCAGCGCGAATGGCGGGACTGGTTCCGCCGCTGGCCCGCGCCGTTCCCGTCGCTCGACGCCGTCCGCGGCTGGTTCGGCGAGGAGGACCCGTGGGTCGAGCGCCCCAACCCCGCCCGGGGCGCCTTCTTCGCCGAGGTGATGACCGAGCGCCCGGACGGCTGGCGCCCGGTCTTCGACCCGGAGCAGATGCTGACCTCCCGCGAGACCTGGGTGCACGACGCCCACTGGGACTCGCTCGCCCAGGTCCGCTGCCCCACCCTGGTCCTCCGCGGCCTGGACGGCGAGCTGGGCCGGGCGGAGGCCCAGGAGATGGTCCGGGTGCTGCCCCACGGGTCGTACGCGGAGATCCCCGACGCGGGCCATCTCCTCCACTACACCCACCCGGAGGCCTGGAGCGAGGCCGTGGAGCCCTTCCTCAACGGCGTGCTCACGCCGTAG
- a CDS encoding GNAT family N-acetyltransferase, protein MDLLAVPRPVIALDDALTLRVFDAGADLPEFLRVVEESLDHLRPWMPWAAEHSPDRATAFLSGLAAQWASGDSYTYAIVLDGALVGSCGLHRHEDTPDGALEVGYWLHPAATGRGVVTRAARALVEEAFLMPGVERVEIVHDPANLASGAVPARLGFTAGERRPAEALAPAETGELQVWHLSRSPGPGPVPGR, encoded by the coding sequence ATGGACCTCCTCGCCGTACCCAGGCCCGTGATCGCCCTCGACGACGCGCTCACCCTGCGCGTGTTCGACGCCGGGGCGGACCTGCCCGAGTTCCTGCGGGTCGTCGAGGAGTCGCTCGACCATCTGCGGCCGTGGATGCCCTGGGCCGCCGAGCACAGCCCCGACCGGGCGACCGCCTTCCTCTCGGGGCTGGCCGCGCAGTGGGCGAGCGGTGACTCCTACACGTACGCGATCGTGCTCGACGGCGCCCTCGTCGGCTCCTGCGGGCTGCACCGGCACGAGGACACCCCGGACGGCGCCCTGGAGGTCGGCTACTGGCTGCATCCGGCCGCGACCGGCCGCGGGGTGGTGACCCGGGCGGCCCGCGCGCTCGTCGAGGAGGCGTTCCTGATGCCCGGTGTCGAGCGCGTCGAGATCGTCCACGATCCGGCGAACCTGGCGAGCGGCGCCGTTCCCGCCCGGCTCGGGTTCACGGCGGGCGAGCGGCGTCCCGCCGAAGCGCTCGCCCCGGCCGAGACCGGCGAGCTCCAGGTCTGGCACCTGTCCCGGAGCCCCGGCCCGGGACCTGTCCCGGGCCGCTGA
- a CDS encoding carboxymuconolactone decarboxylase family protein yields MTARLNMFAGQISGKVWKHVIAADQALADSTLPHATRELVKIRASQINGCAYCLDMHTKDATAAGETSVRLHLVAAWREATVFTDAERAALELTEHGTRLADGGGVSDEVWENAAKHFDEEQLAALVAQIAIINAFNRGNAIIQQPAGDYRPGRHG; encoded by the coding sequence ATGACCGCTCGCCTGAACATGTTCGCCGGCCAGATCTCCGGCAAGGTCTGGAAGCACGTCATCGCCGCCGACCAGGCCCTCGCGGACTCGACCCTGCCGCACGCGACGCGGGAACTCGTGAAGATCCGGGCCAGCCAGATCAACGGCTGCGCCTACTGCCTCGACATGCACACCAAGGACGCCACCGCCGCCGGTGAGACCTCGGTGCGCCTCCACCTCGTCGCCGCCTGGCGGGAGGCCACCGTCTTCACCGACGCCGAGCGCGCGGCCCTCGAACTGACCGAGCACGGCACCCGCCTGGCCGACGGCGGCGGCGTCTCGGACGAGGTCTGGGAGAACGCGGCCAAGCACTTCGACGAGGAGCAGCTCGCCGCGCTCGTCGCCCAGATCGCGATCATCAACGCCTTCAACCGGGGCAACGCCATCATCCAGCAGCCGGCCGGCGACTACCGCCCGGGCCGGCACGGCTGA
- a CDS encoding DoxX family protein, whose amino-acid sequence MNIALWIVAGLLAAAYLAGGMYKVVVPKTKIAAAGPSGQWVDDFSAGSVKAIGALEVLGAVGLVLPAVRGTAPVLVPLAGVGLMIVMAGAAVVRVRRNELKLVAVDLAYLVLIGFVVWGRFGPEAFTG is encoded by the coding sequence GTGAACATCGCGCTGTGGATCGTCGCCGGACTCCTCGCCGCCGCCTACCTGGCCGGTGGCATGTACAAGGTCGTCGTCCCCAAGACGAAGATCGCCGCCGCCGGTCCGAGCGGGCAGTGGGTCGACGACTTCAGCGCGGGGAGCGTGAAGGCCATCGGCGCCCTGGAGGTCCTGGGGGCCGTCGGGCTGGTGCTGCCCGCCGTGCGCGGCACGGCGCCGGTCCTGGTGCCACTGGCCGGGGTGGGGCTGATGATCGTCATGGCGGGAGCGGCGGTCGTACGGGTACGGCGCAACGAACTGAAGCTCGTGGCCGTGGACCTGGCCTACCTGGTCCTCATCGGCTTCGTGGTCTGGGGCCGCTTCGGCCCGGAGGCCTTCACGGGCTGA
- a CDS encoding DUF397 domain-containing protein, whose protein sequence is MSTDLNWFKSSYSGDQGGNCVEVATCPHTVHVRDSKDTLIPSFEVSPTAWAAFLAQLG, encoded by the coding sequence ATGAGCACCGACCTCAACTGGTTCAAGAGCAGCTACAGCGGCGACCAGGGTGGCAACTGCGTCGAGGTCGCCACCTGCCCCCACACCGTCCACGTCCGGGACTCCAAGGACACCCTGATCCCGTCCTTCGAGGTCTCCCCCACCGCCTGGGCCGCCTTCCTCGCCCAGCTCGGCTGA
- a CDS encoding FG-GAP-like repeat-containing protein, with the protein MRRPRAARRFATALAAVLSVTFAAGAVGTTAATAATAATAATAATAATAEDDITLVRHTVPPVIDMTNRQSVSLEWELTGGAWATVVMRNTRTGYTTTDLLGAPSSSSTFRLYWEARNIEKGDAPNGDYTWTITTTTLDGIPLGFKASGSFKLVRRPAAHDLDVDGAFDLLQRESGGGLWRTDSTYYGPELQMDSHHREFIGPGWQIYDRIEAVGNLGGSTVSDILTRDTSGVLWLHAGNGQGGFYGRIRVGTGWQIYDRITGGSDLTGDGRPDVLAADKTGVLWLHPGTGNATSPFTARKKLGTGWGIYNDIIAVGDIAGGPAGDLLARDTSGVLWSHLGKGDGTFAPRTRVGGGWNTFAFLIAAGDVSKDGRPDLLAIRPAGSMSLYPGTGDWKTPLLGAQEVWSYDVGFGYNHAA; encoded by the coding sequence TTGCGCCGTCCCCGTGCCGCCCGGCGGTTTGCGACCGCCCTGGCCGCCGTCCTGTCCGTCACGTTCGCCGCAGGCGCGGTAGGCACCACAGCCGCCACAGCCGCCACAGCCGCCACAGCCGCCACAGCCGCCACAGCCGCCACGGCCGAGGACGACATCACGCTGGTCCGGCACACCGTTCCGCCGGTCATCGACATGACCAACCGGCAGTCCGTCTCGCTGGAGTGGGAACTGACGGGGGGCGCGTGGGCCACCGTCGTCATGCGCAACACCCGCACCGGCTACACGACCACCGACCTCCTGGGCGCACCCTCGAGTTCGAGCACATTCAGGCTCTACTGGGAAGCCCGCAACATCGAGAAGGGTGATGCCCCCAACGGCGACTACACCTGGACGATCACGACGACGACGCTTGACGGCATCCCGCTCGGCTTCAAGGCCTCCGGCTCCTTCAAGCTCGTCCGCCGGCCCGCTGCGCACGACCTCGATGTCGACGGCGCCTTCGACCTGCTCCAGCGGGAATCCGGCGGCGGCCTGTGGCGCACCGACAGCACGTACTACGGCCCTGAGCTGCAAATGGACTCGCACCATCGGGAGTTCATCGGCCCGGGATGGCAGATCTACGACCGGATCGAGGCGGTCGGCAACCTCGGCGGATCGACCGTGAGCGACATCCTCACCCGCGACACCTCCGGAGTGCTGTGGCTCCACGCCGGCAACGGCCAGGGCGGCTTCTACGGCCGTATCAGGGTCGGCACCGGCTGGCAGATCTACGACCGGATCACCGGAGGCAGCGACCTGACCGGCGACGGCAGGCCGGACGTCCTCGCCGCCGACAAGACCGGCGTTCTCTGGCTGCACCCCGGAACCGGCAACGCCACCAGCCCCTTCACCGCCCGGAAGAAGCTCGGCACCGGCTGGGGCATCTACAACGACATCATCGCCGTCGGCGACATCGCGGGCGGCCCGGCCGGAGATCTCCTCGCCCGTGACACCTCGGGCGTCCTCTGGAGCCACCTGGGCAAGGGCGACGGCACCTTCGCCCCGCGCACCCGGGTGGGCGGCGGCTGGAACACCTTCGCGTTCCTCATCGCGGCCGGAGACGTCTCCAAGGACGGCCGTCCCGACCTGCTCGCCATCCGTCCTGCCGGCAGCATGTCCCTCTACCCGGGCACGGGCGACTGGAAGACCCCGCTCCTCGGCGCCCAGGAAGTCTGGTCCTACGACGTGGGGTTCGGTTACAACCACGCTGCCTGA